From one Callithrix jacchus isolate 240 chromosome 2, calJac240_pri, whole genome shotgun sequence genomic stretch:
- the RPS23 gene encoding small ribosomal subunit protein uS12, translated as MGKCRGLRTARKLRSHRRDQKWHDKQYKKAHLGTALKANPFGGASHAKGIVLEKVGVEAKQPNSAIRKCVRVQLIKNGKKITAFVPNDGCLNFIEENDEVLVAGFGRKGHAVGDIPGVRFKVVKVANVSLLALYKGKKERPRS; from the exons ATGG gtaaGTGTCGTGGACTTCGTACTGCTAGGAAGCTCCGTAGCCACCGACGAGACCAGAAGTGGCATGATAAACAGTACAAGAAAGCCCATTTGGGCACAGCCCTGAAGGCCAACCCTTTTGGAGGTGCTTCTCATGCAAAAGGAATCGTGCTAGAAAAAGT AGGAGTTGAAGCCAAGCAGCCAAATTCTGCCATTAGGAAGTGTGTCAGGGTCCAGCTGATCAAGAATGGCAAGAAAATCACAGCCTTTGTACCCAATGATGGTTGCTTGAACTTTATTGAG gaAAACGATGAAGTTCTGGTAGCTGGATTTGGTCGCAAAGGTCATGCTGTTGGTGATATTCCTGGAGTTCGCTTTAAGGTTGTCAAAGTAGCCAATGTCTCTCTTTTGGCGCTATACAAAGGCAAGAAGGAAAGACCAAGATCATAA